The DNA segment GCAGCCGAGACAGACGTTTTTTGCTCCATGGGAGAGATAGCCTCGCGCTACGGCTACTGCCGCCCGGAATTTGTCTCTAATCCCACAGTCGAACTCCGCGACTCCCGCCACCCCGTGGTAGAGAGGATAAGCCTTGAGAAGGGATTCGTTCCGAACGACGTCACGCTTGATTCTGAAGCTGACCGCTTCATGATAATCACGGGGCCCAACATGTCGGGCAAGTCGACCCTCATAAGGCAGGTGGCCCTCATATCTCTCATGGCCCAGATGGGAAGCTTCGTTCCGGCGCGCGCGGCGCGCCTCGGGGTGGTCGACCGGATATTCTCAAGAGTCGGGGCGTCGGACAATCTCACGGCGGGGCGGTCAACATTCATGGTTGAGATGGTCGAGACGGCGCACATCCTGCAGAACGCCACCCCGAGGAGCCTCGTCATACTGGATGAGATCGGGCGGGGCACCAGCACCTTTGACGGGATGAGCATAGCGTGGGCGGTTTCCGAGTATCTGTATGACTTGGGGCCCCTCACCCTTTTCGCCACACACTACCACGAGCTCTCAAACCTCGTGGACGTAAAGCCCGGGATCACGAACTCCAACGTGTCGGTAAAGGAGGAGGGGGGAGAGATACTGTTTCTCCGCAAGCTTCTCCCGGGAGCCACGAGCCACAGCTACGGCATACAGGTGGCCCGTCTTGCCGGTGTCCCTCCGAAGGTTCTTGCCTCGGCCAGGAAGGTCCTTTTTTCCCTCGAGAAGCTGAAGGCCTCTTTGTCCCAGTCGATGCTCGGCGGACAGCTTCTTCTTTTCGACGAGGAAGCGGACAGGGAATCGGAAGCCGCCTATCGCAAGGAAGAGCTTTTGGCTGAGGATCTTGCGACGCTTGATCCCATGAATATGACCCCTATGGAGGCGTTGGAAAAACTCGTGGAACTCTCCGAGAAGGCCAAACAGAGCCGCTCCTAGCCCCGGGGGATGCCCTCTTTTTTCCCTCCATCCCTTGACACTCGCAAAAACGTGCTTACTTTATAGTTGGCACTTGGCAGGCAGGAGTGCCAGACAAGCTTTAAAAAGTTAAAAAGGAGGTATTTGAGATGAAGATAAGACCGCTATATGACAAGGTCTTGATAAAGTGTCTTGATATGTCTGAGACGACGGAAGGGGGAATCATAATCCCCGACACCGCCGCTGAGAAACCCCAGCAGGCGGAGGTTGTTGCCGTGGGAAAGGGAAGGCCTATTGAAAACGGAGAAATTTTTCCGCTTGACGTCAAGGAAGGCGACAGGGTTCTTTTCGGGAAATACAGCGGAAACGAGGTTTCCCTCGGCGGCGAGGATTACCTGATTATCGCCGAACACGAAATACTCGCGGTAATAGAAGACTAACTAAAGGAGGAAGCAAAAAAATGGCAAAGGATCTGTTATTTGACACTGAGGCCAGAGAGAAGGTTCTCGAGGGCGTTAACAAGCTCGCGGCCGCTGTAAGGGCGACGCTGGGTCCCAGGGGACGCAACGTGCTCATAGAGAAAACGTTCGGAGCTCCGGTAGTAACCAAGGACGGGGTTTCCGTGGCTAAGGAAGTGGAACTTGAGGACAAGTTCGAGAACATGGGAGCCCAGATGGTGAAGGAAGTCGCCTCGAAAACAAGCGACGTCGCGGGAGACGGCACCACCACAGCCACCATACTGGCCCAGGCCATATACCGCGAAGGAATAAAGCTGGTGGCCGCGGGACACGACCCCATGAAGCTTAAAAGGGGAATAGACCAGTCGGTCGAGGTTGTGACCGACAGCATAAGGAAATCAAGCAAGCAGGTAAAGGGCCGCACGGAGATAGCCCAGGTTGCCACGGTTTCCGCAAACGGTGACGGCAATGTCGGAAGCATCATAGCCGACGCCATGGAGAAGGTAGGAAAGGACGGCGTTATAACCGTGGAAGAGGGAAGAAGTCTCGACACGGAGCTTGACGTTGTGGAGGGAATGCAGTTTGACAGAGGATACCTGAGCCCCTACTTCGTAACCGAGCCCGAGAAGATGACGGTTGAGCTTGAGGATCCGCTCATCCTGCTTTTCGACAAGAAGATAGCTAACATGAAGGATCTTCTCCCGCTTCTTGAGGAAGCGGCGAGAAGCACCAAGCCCCTTCTGATAATCGCCGAGGACGTCGAGGGAGAGGCCCTCGCGACTCTCGTCGTTAACAAGATCAGGGGAACGATAAAGGTCGCGGCCATAAAGGCTCCCGGGTTCGGGGACCGCAGGAAGGACATGCTCGAGGACATAGCCGTTCTCACCGGAGGACAGGTTATATCCGAAGAGGCCGGCATGAAGCTTGAAAACGCGAAGATAACCGATCTCGGAAAGGCGAAAAGGGTCGTCATAGACCGCGACGACACCACGCTGGTCGGAGGCTCGGGCACCAGAAGCGCCATAGAGGGCCGCATAGGCCAGATCAAGAACCAGATAGGGATAGCAAGCGGCGAGTACGACCGCGAGAAGCTCCAGGAGCGCCTCGCCAAGCTCGCCGGAGGCGTGGCCGTGATTAGGGTAGGGGCCGCCACCGAGACCGAGATGAAAGAGAAAAAGGACAGGGTTGAGGACGCCTTAAACGCCACCCGGGCAGCGGTCGAGGAAGGAATAGTTCCGGGCGGAGGCGTTGCCTTCATAAGGGCCATAGGCGCGGTCAGCAAGTACGGCGGCGCGGACTCGGAGGAGCAGGCGGGAGTCAACATCGTAAAGAAAGCGCTTGAGGAGCCCCTTAGGGGAATAGCTTCCAACGCTGGATGGGACGGTTCCATAGTGGTCGAGAAGGTAATCAACCAGAAGGGCTCAAACGGCTTTGACGCCGCGAAGCTCGAGTACACGGACCTCATAAAGGCCGGTATCCTCGATCCCGCGAAAGTGACCAGGACCGCCATGCAGAACGCGGCAAGCGTCGCGGGCCTTCTGCTTACCACAGAGGCGCTCGTGGTCGACATTGAGAAAGATGATTCGGGCGCGGGAGTGCCTCCGGGCGGACCGATGGGCATGGGCGGCATGATGTAAGAGCCTCCCGGCACTGGGGAAAACAAACCGAAGCGGGCACGGCGCTCTGGCGCCCTGCCCGCTTTTTTTTTGCCGTTTTGAATTTTTTTTAATTTTCCCTTGACAGTTTAAGTAAATTACTTATATTTTATAGTGTTGATTAGAAACAATGATCAATACT comes from the Candidatus Dadabacteria bacterium genome and includes:
- a CDS encoding co-chaperone GroES, translated to MKIRPLYDKVLIKCLDMSETTEGGIIIPDTAAEKPQQAEVVAVGKGRPIENGEIFPLDVKEGDRVLFGKYSGNEVSLGGEDYLIIAEHEILAVIED
- the groL gene encoding chaperonin GroEL is translated as MAKDLLFDTEAREKVLEGVNKLAAAVRATLGPRGRNVLIEKTFGAPVVTKDGVSVAKEVELEDKFENMGAQMVKEVASKTSDVAGDGTTTATILAQAIYREGIKLVAAGHDPMKLKRGIDQSVEVVTDSIRKSSKQVKGRTEIAQVATVSANGDGNVGSIIADAMEKVGKDGVITVEEGRSLDTELDVVEGMQFDRGYLSPYFVTEPEKMTVELEDPLILLFDKKIANMKDLLPLLEEAARSTKPLLIIAEDVEGEALATLVVNKIRGTIKVAAIKAPGFGDRRKDMLEDIAVLTGGQVISEEAGMKLENAKITDLGKAKRVVIDRDDTTLVGGSGTRSAIEGRIGQIKNQIGIASGEYDREKLQERLAKLAGGVAVIRVGAATETEMKEKKDRVEDALNATRAAVEEGIVPGGGVAFIRAIGAVSKYGGADSEEQAGVNIVKKALEEPLRGIASNAGWDGSIVVEKVINQKGSNGFDAAKLEYTDLIKAGILDPAKVTRTAMQNAASVAGLLLTTEALVVDIEKDDSGAGVPPGGPMGMGGMM